In one window of Armatimonadota bacterium DNA:
- a CDS encoding hydrogenase iron-sulfur subunit — MSAVEEKTEGPAPAQASDGRDQGPRLLAFLCRWCSYAGADLAGGGRLQYPANVRILRVPCSARVDPAFVLRAFRLGMDGVLVAGCHPGDCHYSEGNFYTRRRMAIFTPWLEYLGIHPKRFRLEWVSASEGHRFAEVIREMVADLEELQRLGELPAAPAEISPRDAAPTSEHG; from the coding sequence ATGTCGGCCGTAGAGGAGAAGACCGAGGGACCGGCGCCGGCCCAGGCGAGCGACGGCCGCGACCAGGGCCCGCGCCTGCTGGCGTTCCTCTGTCGCTGGTGCAGCTATGCCGGCGCGGATCTCGCCGGGGGCGGCAGGCTCCAGTACCCGGCGAACGTCCGCATCCTGCGCGTGCCGTGTTCGGCGCGGGTGGACCCGGCGTTCGTGCTGCGCGCGTTTCGCCTAGGCATGGACGGCGTGCTCGTTGCAGGATGCCATCCCGGGGACTGCCACTACAGCGAAGGGAACTTCTACACCCGGCGGCGCATGGCCATCTTCACGCCGTGGCTGGAATACCTGGGGATACACCCGAAGCGCTTTCGCCTGGAATGGGTCAGCGCCTCGGAGGGCCACCGCTTTGCCGAGGTCATTCGCGAGATGGTGGCGGACCTCGAGGAATTGCAGCGACTAGGGGAATTGCCGGCAGCGCCGGCGGAGATATCGCCGCGAGATGCGGCTCCCACGAGCGAACATGGCTGA
- a CDS encoding 4Fe-4S dicluster domain-containing protein codes for MPDYTIAKDKAVEWLARLGERYAIYAPGADGMAFERTADYGSALQPSGNTRRPPKEAFFPASQTLLTFRRSEDGMEIAEAVSDSAQAEPRLLVGVRPCDATALSLLDTVFSQEYSGYEDPYYRSARSAIPVISLVCAEPLEGCFCGDAPGVDLASPPADVVLTDLGDRYFAEAKSETGQELVAAGSEWFQAAGDDDRAARDNAASDLRARTAEGLPLAEMREKLAGLHESPLWKELSQKCVRCGVCSFLCPTCHCFDIQDEMLGTTGCRYRCWDTCQFTDFTLMTSGENPRRDPAERLKQRICHKLEYLPERTDAVYCVGCGRCVRLCPVGMDVRETIVALAAAPAAGAHEESSGA; via the coding sequence ATGCCTGACTACACGATAGCGAAAGACAAGGCCGTTGAGTGGCTTGCGCGCCTCGGCGAGCGATACGCCATCTACGCGCCGGGAGCCGACGGGATGGCCTTCGAGCGCACCGCGGACTATGGGTCCGCCCTGCAGCCCAGCGGCAATACCCGCAGGCCACCCAAGGAGGCGTTCTTCCCGGCCAGCCAGACGCTGCTGACCTTCCGCCGGAGCGAAGACGGCATGGAAATCGCAGAGGCGGTGTCCGACTCAGCGCAAGCGGAGCCGCGTCTGCTGGTTGGAGTGCGGCCCTGCGACGCGACGGCATTGAGTCTGCTGGACACCGTGTTCTCGCAGGAGTACAGCGGCTACGAGGACCCGTACTACCGTTCCGCGCGGTCGGCGATACCCGTGATCAGCCTGGTCTGCGCCGAACCGCTGGAGGGGTGCTTCTGCGGCGACGCGCCGGGGGTTGACCTGGCGTCGCCGCCTGCCGATGTCGTCCTGACCGACCTCGGCGACAGGTATTTCGCCGAGGCGAAGAGCGAGACGGGTCAGGAACTGGTGGCGGCGGGCAGTGAATGGTTCCAGGCGGCCGGAGACGACGACCGGGCGGCCCGAGACAATGCGGCGAGTGACCTGCGGGCGCGCACGGCGGAGGGCCTGCCGCTGGCCGAGATGCGAGAGAAGCTGGCCGGGCTGCACGAGTCGCCGTTGTGGAAGGAGCTGTCCCAGAAGTGCGTGCGCTGCGGGGTGTGCAGTTTCCTGTGCCCGACGTGTCACTGCTTCGACATTCAGGACGAGATGCTCGGCACGACGGGGTGCCGCTACCGCTGTTGGGATACGTGTCAATTCACTGATTTCACTCTCATGACCAGCGGCGAGAACCCGCGGCGCGATCCCGCCGAGCGTCTCAAGCAGCGCATCTGCCACAAGCTGGAGTACCTTCCCGAGCGCACTGACGCGGTCTATTGTGTGGGCTGCGGGCGGTGCGTTCGCCTATGTCCGGTGGGCATGGACGTGCGCGAGACGATAGTCGCCCTTGCCGCGGCCCCGGCGGCGGGGGCCCACGAGGAGTCGTCCGGTGCCTAA
- a CDS encoding CoB--CoM heterodisulfide reductase iron-sulfur subunit A family protein produces the protein MRRVGVFVCWCGSNIAKTVDVQKVVAEATKLPGVVYAAEYKYMCSEPGQKMIQDAIREHDLDAVVVASCSPTLHETTFQNCIAGAGLNPYVFQMANIREQCSWVHSDRDEATAKALDETAMAVAVATKGKQLSRSEMPITKRALVIGGGIAGIQAALDIADAGHPVVLVERSPSIGGRMAQFDKTFPTMDCSACILTPKMVDAAKHPNITLYTYSEVENVSGYVGNFEVTIRKRARSVNADKCTGCGVCEEKCPTRVASEFEAGLGTRKAIYRPFAQAVPNLPVIDRENCRYFRSLAAAEDAGDGKPAKGKCGVCAKICPAEAVDYEQGDELINEQFGAIVVATGCDLYDSSRMTEYGGGQFADVITGEQFERLVNVGGPTEGHIVRPSNHEEPKTVVFIQCVGSRDDTKGYPYCSKVCCMYTATHATLVKEKLPNAEVYVFYMDIRAAGKGYEEFVRRAQEELGVKYLRGRVSRIYPEGGKLRVKGADSLAGVPVEIDADLVVLATALRAREDVAEVARMLNIQTDQYGFFSEAHLKLRPVENLFAGIYLAGACQYPRDIPDTVAAASGAAAKVCALFSKDSILSEPLIAEVDAARCSGCLTCKEICPFDAIEGEVITDRMTREERTVAKVNEAVCQGCGGCVAACRSAALNLRGYADEQILAGMEALCRP, from the coding sequence GTGCGCAGAGTAGGCGTCTTCGTCTGCTGGTGCGGTTCGAATATAGCGAAGACGGTTGACGTCCAGAAGGTCGTTGCTGAGGCCACCAAGCTGCCCGGCGTCGTCTACGCGGCGGAGTACAAGTACATGTGCTCCGAGCCGGGGCAGAAGATGATCCAGGACGCGATCAGGGAGCACGACCTCGATGCCGTAGTCGTGGCGTCCTGCTCGCCGACGCTCCACGAGACGACCTTCCAGAATTGCATCGCGGGGGCGGGACTCAACCCATACGTGTTCCAGATGGCGAACATCCGCGAGCAGTGCTCGTGGGTGCATTCCGACCGCGATGAGGCCACGGCGAAGGCGCTCGATGAGACCGCGATGGCAGTCGCCGTGGCGACCAAGGGCAAGCAACTGTCGCGCTCGGAGATGCCGATCACCAAGCGCGCCCTGGTCATCGGCGGCGGCATTGCCGGCATTCAGGCGGCGCTCGACATCGCGGATGCCGGCCACCCGGTGGTGCTCGTCGAGCGCTCTCCTTCGATCGGCGGGCGCATGGCGCAGTTCGACAAGACCTTCCCCACCATGGACTGCTCGGCGTGCATCCTGACGCCGAAGATGGTGGACGCGGCGAAGCATCCCAACATTACGCTCTACACCTACTCGGAGGTCGAGAACGTCTCGGGCTACGTGGGCAACTTCGAGGTGACCATCCGCAAGCGCGCGCGATCCGTCAACGCCGACAAGTGCACGGGCTGCGGCGTGTGCGAGGAGAAGTGCCCGACCAGAGTAGCGAGCGAGTTCGAGGCCGGACTGGGCACGCGCAAGGCGATCTACCGCCCGTTTGCGCAGGCCGTGCCCAACCTCCCGGTGATCGACCGCGAGAACTGCCGCTATTTCCGCAGCCTCGCCGCGGCTGAGGATGCGGGCGACGGCAAGCCCGCCAAGGGCAAGTGCGGGGTCTGTGCCAAGATTTGCCCGGCGGAGGCGGTGGACTACGAGCAGGGCGACGAACTGATCAACGAGCAGTTCGGCGCCATCGTCGTCGCGACCGGCTGCGACCTCTACGACTCGTCGCGGATGACCGAGTACGGCGGCGGCCAGTTCGCCGACGTCATCACCGGCGAGCAATTCGAACGGCTGGTCAACGTGGGCGGCCCCACCGAAGGGCACATCGTGCGCCCCTCGAACCACGAGGAGCCGAAGACGGTGGTGTTCATTCAATGCGTCGGGTCGCGTGATGACACCAAGGGGTATCCGTACTGCTCCAAGGTATGCTGCATGTACACCGCCACGCACGCGACGCTGGTCAAGGAGAAGCTGCCCAACGCAGAGGTGTACGTGTTCTACATGGACATTCGCGCGGCGGGGAAGGGCTACGAGGAGTTCGTGCGGCGCGCTCAGGAGGAGTTGGGGGTCAAATACCTGCGCGGGCGGGTGAGCCGCATCTACCCCGAGGGAGGCAAGCTGCGGGTCAAGGGCGCGGACAGCCTGGCGGGGGTGCCGGTGGAGATAGATGCCGACCTCGTCGTGTTGGCGACGGCGCTGCGGGCGCGCGAGGACGTCGCCGAAGTCGCGCGCATGCTCAACATCCAGACCGACCAGTACGGCTTCTTCAGCGAGGCGCACCTGAAACTGCGCCCGGTGGAGAACCTCTTCGCAGGGATCTACCTTGCCGGCGCGTGCCAGTACCCGCGCGATATCCCCGACACCGTGGCTGCGGCGAGCGGCGCCGCCGCCAAGGTATGCGCGCTGTTCTCGAAGGACTCGATCCTGAGCGAACCTCTGATCGCCGAGGTCGATGCCGCGCGGTGCAGCGGGTGCCTGACGTGCAAGGAGATCTGCCCCTTCGATGCCATCGAAGGTGAGGTCATAACCGACCGCATGACGCGCGAGGAGCGCACGGTGGCGAAGGTCAACGAGGCGGTGTGCCAGGGCTGCGGCGGGTGTGTCGCCGCTTGCCGCTCGGCGGCGCTCAACCTTCGCGGTTACGCCGACGAGCAGATTCTCGCCGGGATGGAGGCGCTATGTCGGCCGTAG
- a CDS encoding transketolase codes for MRKAKQKPDVAELNDLCRTIRKDILISLNAAKSGHSGGSLSSVEVMVALYFYKLRHDPQNHQWEGRDRFVLSKGHVCPALYTVMAHAGYLPTDELTSLRKLGSRLQGHPHMLKLPGLETSSGSLGQGLSIAVGMALGAKMDNKDFRVYCFMGDGETDEGQIWEAAMSAAHYDLDNLCGIVDRNRLQIDGDTEKVMRLEPYCEKWASFGWNVIECDGHNLEELMAALDQAECNCGAPTAIIAHTVKGKGISFMENQAEWHGIPPDDEQLALALKELDTKPTKEQLERADG; via the coding sequence ATGAGGAAAGCCAAGCAGAAGCCCGACGTCGCCGAGCTGAACGACCTGTGCCGGACCATCCGCAAGGATATCCTGATCTCCCTCAACGCGGCGAAATCGGGTCACTCCGGCGGCAGCCTGTCTTCGGTCGAAGTCATGGTCGCGCTGTACTTCTATAAGCTGCGCCACGATCCGCAAAACCACCAGTGGGAGGGCCGCGACCGCTTCGTCCTGTCCAAAGGTCACGTCTGCCCGGCGCTGTACACCGTCATGGCGCATGCCGGATACCTGCCCACCGATGAGCTGACGTCGCTGCGCAAGCTGGGGTCGCGGCTCCAGGGGCATCCGCACATGCTCAAGCTGCCAGGGCTGGAGACCTCGAGCGGCTCTCTCGGGCAGGGACTGAGTATCGCGGTCGGCATGGCATTGGGCGCGAAGATGGACAACAAGGACTTCCGCGTCTACTGCTTCATGGGTGACGGCGAGACCGACGAAGGGCAGATCTGGGAGGCCGCGATGTCGGCCGCGCACTACGACCTCGACAATCTCTGCGGCATCGTTGACCGCAACCGCCTGCAGATTGACGGCGACACCGAGAAGGTCATGCGGCTGGAGCCGTATTGCGAGAAGTGGGCGAGCTTCGGCTGGAATGTCATCGAATGCGACGGGCACAACCTCGAGGAGTTGATGGCGGCGCTCGATCAGGCGGAATGCAATTGCGGCGCGCCCACTGCTATCATCGCGCACACCGTCAAGGGCAAGGGCATCAGCTTCATGGAGAACCAGGCCGAATGGCACGGCATCCCGCCCGATGACGAGCAGCTTGCCCTCGCGCTCAAGGAGCTGGATACCAAGCCGACCAAGGAGCAACTGGAGCGAGCCGACGGGTAA
- the iolB gene encoding 5-deoxy-glucuronate isomerase yields the protein MELLHRVSPQAGYTPVISREKHGLEYLEFGLLRLGAGEHWAGETGEYEATVVILGGRCSIESSGGEWENVGTRQDVFDGKATAAYLPAGSPFSVTAGDSGVQIAMCKARADAGPKPRLIPPSDVKSRTVGAHNWRREVQDIVGADVPAQRLLVGETYNEPGAWSSYPPHKHDVASLPDEVKLEEIYYFRVDPPQGFGIQRIYTADGGIDEVYAIKDGDTVVIPKGYHPVAAAPGYKVYYLWMLAGPERVMRPRDDADHAWVHQLEG from the coding sequence TTGGAACTGCTACACCGCGTTTCGCCACAAGCGGGCTACACGCCCGTCATCTCGCGCGAGAAACATGGACTCGAATACCTCGAGTTCGGCTTACTGCGGTTGGGCGCGGGTGAGCACTGGGCCGGGGAGACCGGCGAGTACGAGGCCACCGTCGTCATCCTCGGCGGCCGGTGCAGCATCGAGAGCAGCGGCGGGGAGTGGGAGAACGTCGGCACCCGCCAGGATGTCTTCGACGGCAAGGCGACCGCGGCGTACCTGCCTGCGGGCAGCCCGTTCTCGGTGACGGCTGGCGACTCCGGAGTGCAGATCGCGATGTGCAAGGCCCGGGCTGACGCGGGGCCAAAGCCGCGCCTCATCCCCCCGAGCGATGTCAAGTCGCGCACCGTCGGTGCGCACAACTGGCGGCGCGAGGTGCAGGACATCGTGGGCGCCGACGTGCCCGCTCAGCGCCTCCTGGTCGGTGAGACGTATAACGAGCCGGGCGCATGGTCGAGCTATCCCCCGCACAAGCACGACGTCGCCAGCTTACCCGACGAAGTGAAGCTCGAGGAGATCTACTACTTCCGCGTGGATCCGCCGCAGGGGTTTGGCATCCAGCGCATCTACACCGCGGACGGCGGCATTGATGAAGTGTATGCGATCAAGGACGGCGACACCGTGGTGATACCGAAGGGGTATCACCCCGTCGCGGCCGCGCCCGGCTACAAGGTGTATTACCTGTGGATGCTCGCCGGGCCGGAACGCGTGATGCGGCCGCGCGACGACGCCGATCACGCGTGGGTGCATCAGTTGGAGGGGTAA
- a CDS encoding CoB--CoM heterodisulfide reductase iron-sulfur subunit B family protein: protein MEVAYYPGCSLHATAKEFDLSTRAVCGALGLKLVEIEDWNCCGATADHAMSDDLAVGLAGRNLALAARQGMTAVLAPCAACFGRLKHAAKALAAGAGELPDDLDDQAAAAVKVYNILDALLHLVGVERLQEQVTKPISGLRPAAYYGCLLVRPPEIAEFDDPENPTSMERILGAVGAEPVEWYHKVECCGASLAVTNTPSAVRLVADILTHAQSAGANCVAVACPMCQTNLDTRQAAAGQRSGAELDLPILYITELVGLALGLDPKQLGLGRHIVDATRLVKVAFEHPEQPAAAGG, encoded by the coding sequence ATGGAAGTAGCCTACTACCCGGGTTGCTCGCTGCACGCGACGGCGAAGGAGTTCGACCTCTCGACGCGCGCCGTGTGTGGCGCGCTGGGGCTCAAGCTGGTCGAGATAGAGGACTGGAACTGCTGCGGCGCAACCGCGGACCACGCGATGAGTGACGATCTCGCCGTGGGGCTAGCCGGGCGCAACCTGGCGCTCGCGGCGCGGCAAGGCATGACCGCGGTGCTCGCGCCGTGCGCCGCCTGTTTCGGGCGTCTGAAGCATGCGGCGAAGGCTCTCGCGGCGGGCGCCGGCGAGCTTCCCGACGATCTCGACGACCAGGCCGCCGCGGCAGTCAAGGTGTACAACATCCTCGACGCGCTGCTCCACCTGGTCGGGGTGGAGCGCCTGCAGGAGCAAGTCACGAAGCCCATCTCCGGCCTGCGCCCAGCGGCGTATTACGGCTGCCTTCTCGTGCGGCCGCCCGAGATCGCGGAGTTCGACGACCCGGAGAACCCGACCTCGATGGAGCGGATCCTGGGCGCGGTCGGGGCGGAACCGGTTGAGTGGTACCACAAGGTCGAGTGCTGCGGCGCGAGTCTGGCGGTGACCAACACGCCGTCGGCGGTGCGGCTGGTCGCTGACATCCTCACGCATGCGCAGTCCGCCGGAGCGAACTGCGTCGCGGTCGCCTGCCCCATGTGCCAGACCAACCTGGACACGAGGCAGGCGGCAGCAGGCCAGCGATCGGGCGCAGAACTGGACTTACCGATCCTGTACATCACTGAGCTGGTGGGGCTGGCGTTGGGGCTCGATCCGAAGCAGCTCGGTCTCGGGCGGCATATTGTGGATGCGACGCGCCTGGTGAAGGTCGCGTTCGAGCACCCCGAACAGCCAGCCGCAGCCGGAGGTTAA
- a CDS encoding sugar phosphate isomerase/epimerase, translating to MTDAIESLCHVGIIHPMAYPEAAKGEGPIVLDSLEAILRDDFFTAVEITRIKDPQARKQARQMLDTAHVEVIFAGQPPLLGQKLSLNDLDDAGRKKAIEECKVSVDMAYEMGARIMAVLSGPDPGDADRPRAMELLADSLQQVCAYAQEKGEDYQLAVSLENFDRTIDKRCLIGPTDHAAKVAEAVKEANSNFGLTIDLSHLPLLGETPHDMVIAAIDHLIHVHIGNCLMTEKEHPAYGDMHPRFGIPGGDNDVAEVTRFIEALIYGGYFKKNVPTSRPVVSFEVKPLPGEKPELVIANAKRVLREAWARLGQG from the coding sequence ATGACGGACGCGATCGAATCCCTATGCCACGTCGGCATCATTCACCCGATGGCCTATCCCGAGGCCGCGAAAGGGGAGGGGCCGATTGTCCTGGACAGCCTCGAAGCGATCCTGCGCGACGACTTCTTCACCGCGGTGGAGATCACGCGCATCAAGGATCCGCAGGCGCGCAAGCAGGCGCGGCAGATGCTCGACACCGCCCACGTGGAGGTCATCTTCGCCGGCCAACCCCCCTTGCTCGGGCAGAAGCTGAGCCTCAACGACCTCGACGACGCGGGACGGAAGAAGGCCATCGAGGAGTGCAAGGTCTCGGTTGACATGGCCTACGAGATGGGCGCGCGCATCATGGCCGTGCTCAGCGGCCCCGATCCGGGAGACGCGGACCGACCGCGCGCGATGGAGCTGCTGGCGGACTCGTTGCAGCAGGTCTGCGCCTACGCGCAGGAAAAGGGCGAGGACTACCAGCTTGCCGTTTCGCTCGAGAACTTCGACCGCACGATAGACAAGCGCTGCCTCATCGGTCCGACGGACCACGCGGCCAAGGTGGCGGAGGCGGTGAAGGAGGCAAACAGCAACTTCGGCCTGACCATTGACCTCAGCCACTTGCCGCTGCTGGGAGAGACCCCACACGACATGGTGATCGCCGCAATAGACCACCTCATCCACGTGCATATCGGCAACTGCCTCATGACCGAGAAGGAGCATCCGGCCTACGGCGACATGCATCCGCGCTTCGGCATCCCGGGGGGCGATAACGACGTCGCCGAGGTCACCAGGTTCATCGAGGCGCTCATCTACGGCGGGTATTTCAAGAAGAACGTCCCGACCAGCCGGCCGGTGGTGAGCTTCGAAGTCAAACCGCTGCCCGGTGAGAAACCGGAACTCGTGATCGCCAACGCCAAGCGCGTGCTGCGCGAGGCCTGGGCACGCCTGGGACAAGGATAA
- a CDS encoding Coenzyme F420 hydrogenase/dehydrogenase, beta subunit C-terminal domain: MADIEQRIREEAKRALQENRAACVIGFRQGRKPWRVTPHFATTPEEVDDLVWNAACAGNLATYVIAAPKPVAVVLKGCDARALAVLLQEHQIERDQVYVIGVPCAGMIDLDRLEPANSATWENVAGLDSDSADVVVTAAGQEHGVPRDQALLARCHACAHPMPQLYDVLVGEPVEASRSDETAYARVAEIEAMAPLARRQYWLEQFERCIRCNACRNVCPLCYCRDCIADIREPRFVARQPNPEDNLLFQCVRAWHAAGRCVDCGECERACPMDIPLRELGRKLEKELHELFGYEAGTDTDVPPFLAQFADSDEDKSVAGHE, from the coding sequence ATGGCTGACATCGAGCAACGGATACGAGAAGAGGCCAAGCGCGCGCTGCAGGAGAACCGCGCGGCGTGTGTCATCGGTTTCCGCCAGGGACGCAAGCCGTGGCGCGTCACGCCGCATTTCGCCACCACGCCGGAGGAAGTTGACGACCTCGTCTGGAACGCCGCCTGCGCCGGAAACCTTGCGACGTATGTCATCGCGGCGCCGAAGCCGGTTGCCGTGGTGCTCAAGGGGTGCGACGCGCGCGCCCTCGCGGTCCTGCTCCAGGAACATCAGATCGAGCGGGATCAGGTGTACGTCATCGGCGTCCCCTGCGCGGGAATGATTGACCTCGACCGGCTGGAGCCGGCGAACTCGGCGACGTGGGAGAACGTCGCGGGCCTCGACAGCGATTCCGCGGATGTCGTGGTCACCGCCGCCGGACAGGAACACGGCGTTCCGCGCGACCAGGCGCTGCTGGCGCGGTGCCACGCGTGCGCCCACCCGATGCCTCAGTTGTACGACGTTCTGGTTGGCGAGCCCGTCGAGGCTTCGCGCTCGGACGAGACCGCGTACGCCCGGGTGGCGGAAATCGAAGCAATGGCTCCGCTCGCCCGCCGACAGTACTGGCTCGAACAGTTCGAGCGCTGCATTCGCTGCAATGCGTGCCGGAATGTGTGCCCGTTGTGCTACTGCCGCGACTGCATCGCCGACATCCGCGAGCCGCGCTTCGTCGCCCGCCAGCCGAACCCCGAGGACAACTTGCTCTTCCAGTGCGTGCGGGCATGGCATGCAGCGGGGCGCTGCGTGGACTGCGGCGAGTGCGAGCGGGCGTGCCCGATGGACATACCGCTGCGCGAACTCGGCCGCAAGCTCGAGAAAGAACTGCACGAGCTGTTCGGATACGAGGCTGGAACGGACACCGACGTGCCGCCGTTCCTCGCGCAGTTCGCGGACAGCGACGAGGACAAGAGCGTTGCGGGGCACGAGTGA
- a CDS encoding 4Fe-4S dicluster domain-containing protein, with translation MEFPRGDERVSADPDFLEQVAARSGEKIAACYQCAKCTAGCPMAAETDLTPNQVMRCIQLGLRDRVLGASGIWTCTSCTTCTTRCPRDIDLARVMDTLRAIALESGVKPAQPQVPLFYRIFLGLVRRGGRQNEVPLMAAYGLMTRNPFKDLLLGQRMFLKGKLNPFGPKVRNVEQVRRIFERAEARSRDARKSTRDKSERAPGTPAGDRESAEAGEAWK, from the coding sequence GTGGAGTTTCCGCGGGGTGATGAGCGCGTTTCCGCTGACCCTGATTTCCTGGAGCAGGTCGCGGCGCGCAGCGGTGAGAAGATTGCGGCATGCTACCAGTGCGCCAAGTGCACCGCCGGCTGCCCGATGGCGGCTGAAACGGATCTCACGCCCAACCAGGTGATGCGGTGCATCCAGTTGGGCTTGCGCGATCGCGTTCTCGGCGCGTCCGGCATCTGGACCTGCACGTCATGCACGACGTGCACCACTCGCTGCCCGCGCGACATTGACCTCGCGCGCGTCATGGACACCCTGCGCGCGATCGCTCTCGAATCCGGCGTCAAGCCGGCCCAACCGCAAGTCCCGCTGTTCTATCGCATCTTCCTCGGCCTGGTGCGCCGAGGCGGGCGCCAGAACGAAGTGCCGCTGATGGCCGCCTACGGCCTGATGACCCGCAACCCCTTTAAGGATCTGCTCCTCGGTCAGCGTATGTTCCTCAAGGGGAAACTCAATCCCTTCGGTCCCAAGGTGCGCAACGTCGAGCAGGTGCGCCGCATCTTCGAGCGCGCCGAGGCCCGCTCAAGGGACGCCCGCAAATCGACCCGCGACAAATCGGAGCGCGCTCCCGGCACGCCCGCCGGCGACCGCGAATCCGCAGAGGCCGGAGAAGCATGGAAGTAG
- a CDS encoding transketolase family protein — MPEMKPSRDGYGLGLVDLGEKDERVVVLGADLTSSTRANWFKDKFPDRFFSTGIAEANMTNIAAGLSLVGRIPFVCTYGVFVAGRAWDQVRTTVCYANLNVKLGGAHGGISVGPDGATHQALEDIALMRCLPNMTVVVACDAVETRKATVAIGEMHGPAYVRFGREPIPVITDDATPFTLGKAETFRDGSDLSIIACGYMVGEALTAAETLDKEDKVSARVINLHTVKPIDREAIAKAASETGAIVAAEEHQVMGGFGSAVAEVVTAESPVPMRFVGIQYRFGESGEPEELLDECGCTARFIVDAAREALKQKK; from the coding sequence ATGCCGGAGATGAAGCCTTCACGTGACGGATACGGCCTAGGTCTGGTGGACCTGGGAGAGAAAGACGAGCGCGTCGTCGTGCTCGGCGCGGACCTGACGTCCTCGACGCGCGCCAACTGGTTCAAGGACAAGTTCCCCGATCGCTTCTTCAGCACCGGCATCGCCGAGGCGAATATGACCAACATCGCCGCGGGGCTCAGCCTGGTGGGGAGAATCCCCTTCGTGTGCACGTACGGCGTGTTTGTCGCGGGGCGCGCCTGGGATCAGGTGCGCACGACCGTCTGTTACGCGAACCTCAACGTCAAACTCGGCGGCGCCCACGGCGGCATCTCGGTCGGCCCCGACGGCGCCACCCATCAGGCGCTGGAGGACATCGCCCTCATGCGCTGCCTGCCGAACATGACGGTCGTCGTGGCCTGCGACGCTGTCGAAACGCGCAAGGCCACCGTCGCCATCGGCGAAATGCACGGGCCCGCTTACGTCCGCTTCGGCCGCGAGCCGATACCGGTCATCACCGACGACGCGACGCCGTTCACTCTCGGCAAGGCCGAAACCTTCCGCGACGGCAGCGATCTGAGCATCATCGCGTGCGGCTACATGGTTGGCGAGGCGCTCACTGCCGCCGAGACGCTCGACAAGGAAGACAAGGTCAGCGCCCGGGTCATCAACCTGCACACCGTGAAGCCGATTGACCGCGAGGCCATCGCCAAAGCGGCGAGCGAGACCGGCGCCATCGTCGCCGCCGAGGAGCATCAGGTCATGGGCGGATTCGGCAGCGCAGTGGCGGAGGTGGTCACTGCGGAATCTCCGGTCCCGATGCGGTTCGTCGGCATCCAGTACCGGTTCGGCGAATCGGGCGAGCCCGAGGAGCTGCTCGACGAATGCGGGTGTACGGCGCGGTTCATCGTTGATGCCGCGCGCGAGGCCCTGAAGCAAAAGAAGTAG
- a CDS encoding CBS domain-containing protein: MKVGDVMTRDVVTASEDASVAEVAELMQEHNISSVPVLDRAGKLTGIVSEGDLVRELLPQYGEMIQEDRYRVDPEYPEQRAAELRHRPVKGIMTRPVITTTEATALLRAAAMLQLKRIKRLDVV; this comes from the coding sequence ATGAAGGTCGGCGACGTGATGACCCGGGATGTCGTAACCGCGTCCGAGGACGCCTCGGTGGCCGAGGTCGCCGAGCTGATGCAAGAGCACAACATCTCTTCGGTGCCGGTGCTCGACCGCGCCGGGAAACTCACGGGCATCGTCTCCGAGGGAGATCTCGTGCGCGAACTCCTGCCGCAGTACGGCGAGATGATCCAGGAAGACCGTTACCGCGTAGACCCCGAATACCCGGAGCAAAGAGCGGCGGAGTTGCGCCACCGCCCAGTGAAAGGGATTATGACGAGGCCGGTTATCACGACCACGGAGGCCACGGCGCTGCTCAGGGCGGCCGCGATGCTCCAACTCAAGCGCATCAAGCGCCTGGATGTGGTCTAA